A single window of Coffea eugenioides isolate CCC68of chromosome 7, Ceug_1.0, whole genome shotgun sequence DNA harbors:
- the LOC113777938 gene encoding 3-ketoacyl-CoA synthase 6 — protein sequence MPQILPDFSSSVKLKYVKLGYQYLVNHILTFLLVPIMAGVVLEILRLGPEEMLNIWRSLHFDLVQVLCSSFLIIFIATVYFMSKPRSVYLVDYACYKPPVTCRVPFSTFMEHSRLILKDSPKSVDFQMRILERSGLGEETCLPPAIHYIPPNPTMEDARAEAETVIFSAIDSLMKKTGLKPKDIDILIVNCSLFSPTPSLSAMVINKYKLRSNIKSFNLSGMGCSAGIISIDLARDLLQVYPNSYALVVSTEIITPNYYKGNERAMLLPNCLFRMGGAAILLSNKRREKSRAKYRLVHVVRTHKGADDKAYRCVYEQEDPQGKVGINLSKDLMVIAGEALKSNITTIGPLVLPASEQLLFLFTLIGRKIFNPKWKPYIPDFKQAFEHFCIHAGGRAVIDELQKNLQLSAEHVEASRMTLHRFGNTSSSSLWYELNYIEAKGRMKKGARVWQIAFGSGFKCNSAVWKCNRTIKAPMEGPWQDCIDKYPVHIPEVVKL from the coding sequence atgCCACAAATATTGCCTGATTTCTCAAGCTCAGTCAAGCTAAAATATGTTAAACTCGGCTATCAGTATCTCGTAAACCACATTCTAACCTTCTTGCTCGTGCCCATCATGGCTGGAGTGGTGCTAGAGATCCTAAGATTAGGACCCGAGGAAATGCTCAATATCTGGAGATCACTTCATTTTGATCTCGTCCAAGTCCTATGCTCTTCATTCCTCATCATCTTCATAGCTACGGTCTACTTCATGTCCAAACCTCGTTCAGTATACTTAGTAGATTACGCTTGTTACAAGCCACCTGTGACATGTCGTGTCCCCTTCTCGACCTTCATGGAGCATTCAAGATTGATCCTCAAGGACAGTCCAAAAAGCGTGGATTTCCAAATGCGTATTCTTGAAAGATCGGGCTTGGGAGAAGAGACTTGCTTGCCACCAGCTATTCATTATATCCCTCCAAACCCCACAATGGAAGATGCGAGAGCTGAAGCTGAAACAGTTATATTCTCAGCCATCGATTCATTGATGAAGAAAACAGGTCTCAAGCCTAAAGATATCGATATTTTGATAGTGAATTGCAGCCTGTTTTCTCCTACACCATCCTTGTCAGCTATGGTGATTAACAAGTACAAATTGAGGAGTAATATAAAGAGCTTCAATCTGTCCGGGATGGGGTGTAGTGCTGGAATAATATCCATTGATTTAGCACGAGACCTCTTGCAAGTATATCCCAACTCCTATGCTCTAGTTGTCAGCACGGAGATCATTACTCCCAACTACTACAAAGGCAATGAACGAGCCATGCTTCTTCCTAATTGCTTGTTCAGGATGGGTGGTGCTGCAATCTTACTATCCAACAAGAGGCGCGAAAAGAGCCGGGCAAAGTATCGATTGGTCCACGTTGTTCGAACTCACAAGGGCGCTGATGATAAGGCCTATAGGTGTGTATACGAACAAGAAGATCCACAGGGAAAAGTTGGGATTAATCTATCAAAAGACCTCATGGTTATTGCAGGTGAAGCTTTGAAGTCCAACATCACAACAATTGGGCCACTGGTCCTTCCTGCTtctgagcaacttctctttttATTCACCCTTATTGGGAGGAAGATTTTCAATCCCAAATGGAAACCCTATATTCCAGATTTTAAGCAGGCTTTTGAGCACTTCTGCATCCATGCTGGTGGACGAGCCGTGATCGATGAGCTCCAGAAGAACCTCCAGTTGTCAGCTGAACATGTTGAGGCTTCAAGAATGACGTTGCACAGATTTGGAAATACTTCCTCGTCTTCACTTTGGTATGAATTGAACTACATTGAAGCCAAAGGAAGGATGAAGAAGGGAGCTAGAGTTTGGCAGATTGCATTTGGCAGTGGATTTAAGTGTAACAGTGCTGTTTGGAAGTGTAACAGGACAATCAAGGCGCCAATGGAGGGGCCATGGCAAGACTGCATTGATAAGTACCCTGTGCATATTCCGGAAGTTGTGAAGCTGTGA